AAAGACGTGAAACATACGATCAAAGCCAGACTGCTCTATTAATTGAATATTTTCCCATTTTGTTATTTGGTTATTTATGGGCTACCTTTCCGTGGCAGCCTGTAAATAATCAAATAACAAAATCTTTAAATCCCCAAATACCGGTTCTGTCTTCCCGACTGACCGTTTCATCGATTCTTTTTCCTGCCTTCCCCGCTTTTTATGTAAATTGTTTCAGATTTGTTTGTTATCCTTGCAAGCGTAAACAGCAATCAAAACAAAAGCATGAACAGTATCAACGTACGCATGGCAGGGGTAGCACTAACAGCCGCACTGCTATGGCAGGTAAATGTAAACGCGCAGGACAGTGAGCCTAATAAATGGGCCCCTGAGAACATCCACATCGATGGCCAGGCAACAGAATGGCCCAAGCCACTGCAGTTTTATAACAACGATACCAAACTCTTTTATACGATCGCCAATAACAAGGACACCCTGTTCCTGATCGTGAGCGTGCCTGATAAGATAAGCCAGCAACGTATTTTGCGATCCGGGTTGAGTGTCTCCATCAATCCCACAGGGAAAAAGAAGGGAGGCGCCATGATCACTTTCCCGCTGGTAGGGGAAATCAATAATGCCCCCGACGTACCTCAGGAATCCCGCCAGAAGCTGGCGGAGGAGTGGAGAAGACAGGCCCTTGCAAATGTGAAAGAGATCAGGGTGGAAGGGCTTACCGGTGTAACAGACGGTAACATACCGGTCAATAATACCAATGGCATCCGTACTGCGGCTGCTTTTGACGCGGCAGGCAACCTGGTCTGCGAATTGGCCGTACCACTTTCTGTGGCAGGCATCCCTGCCGGATACGATAAACCGGTAGCTTACCGTTTTAAAGTAAACTCCCTGAGCGCGACCGAACGTCGTGAACAGGAGAAAATCCTGCGGGAGAAACAAGCCAAAGCAAGTAAGGATGGCGGTGCGCCAGCGATGCCGGATGAAGAGACCCGCATGAAAATGATGCTGTTCTTTTCAACAGAATTCTGGACGAGACAGACATTGGCGGCACATCCGTAACATTTCAATTAGTCTTAACCGTTATTATGCATAGAAATCTGTTTACCTCAGGAGCCAGGATAGCCCTTGCCGGCGCTGCCTGTGTGCTTTTATGGACGGCGTGCCGCAAAGACAACAAGGGATCGCAGCCCACACCGTCGGGTATAGACACCACCAGTAAGCCTGCATCGGCGTATGAAGATTCCCTGAAGTACCTGACGTACCAGATCATGCAAGTCTCCTATGCAGACGGCGGCCGCAACGCATCTGCCGGATTGCCTACCTACTACTGGTATTCCCAGGTGCCGGCCCTCAACCCGCTGGACACTAAATATGCCAATGCCGACAGCCTGCTGTCCGTCATGAAATCATATGCCATTAATCCGGCCACCACACAGCCGTATGATCATTACAGCTTCCTGGACCGCAATGGCGTGCTGACCAACAAACTGATGAACGGCATCTCTGCACAGACCTTTGCTGCCACCAACAACGGCGATTACGGACTGGATTATGGCGTGGCACTGGACAACAGCAACAACGCCCGCATATTTATATTGTACGCCGACAAGAACGGCCCGGCCGGACAAATCGGTGTTACCCGCGGATGGGAAATCATTTCGGTGAACGGTAACAGCAATATATCCACCAGTCAGCCCTTCCTGCAGTCGTTGTACAACGCTATCTTCAACAGTACTTCGGTAACGCTCGGGTTCAAACGGCCCGATGGCAGCACTATCACCAAAACCCTCACCACTACCAGCTATAGTATCAATCCGGTAGTGTTTGACACGGTGTTTACGGTGATCGATAAAAATAACATCGCGAAGAAAGTGGGATATTTCTCCATGTATACTTTCTCCAGCATTATCAATAGTAACGGCCAGGACACCTATACCCGGACGGTGCTGGACCAGCTGTTCGCCAAATTTGCATCGCAGGGAATTAACAACCTGGTGGTGGATTTCCGCTACAATGGGGGAGGCGCGGTGTCTACAGCGGAATATCTCGACAATGCGATCGCTCCGCCTGCAGCAGCCGGTCAGCTGATGTACAACACCATCTTCAATGACAAACTGATGGCGCATATATCGGAAGTTAATCTGACCACCACCACCAAATTCGCAGCCGCTACCAGCAAACTCAATCTGGACAATGTGTTTTTCATTACAACCGGTAACACAGCATCGGCCAGTGAGCTGACGCTGAACAACCTGAAACCGTATATGCCTGTAAAACTGGTGGGATCTAAAACATATGGTAAACCGGTCGGTTTTATCGATTTTAATATTTCTGTTTATGACCAGAATCATAATAAGAAATACCTGGCAGACCTTTATGCTATTAACTTCGAGACAAAAAATGCCAATGGCGTGGGAGGATATTTTACAGGTATCAACGTGGATGCACCTGCCAACGATTACGTGGACGTGGCCTGGGGAAATACACAGAAAGACGCTAATCTGATAGCAATCGTCAATTATCTGACCACCGGCAGTTATACATCCGGCGCCCGCGTGGCCAGTACCGAACTGAGTGACCTGCGTCAGGCGATCCCGTCATTGAAACCGGTGAATGGTTTTAACGGCATGGTGGACTATGAACGCAGCCGCATTATTCGCGCCAGCCACTAAGAAAGATTAAAATTATATATCCCCGCAAAGCCGCTGACAGTGCTTTGCGGGGATTTTTTTTATCAGTAGATGATGATCTCGTCGGTGAACATAAATCCACGTTGTTCGTTCTTCGCGTGGATGCGCACGTAACGTGCCTGCTGCTGGTTGAGATTGAATTTAAAATCTTTAAAAGCCAGTGTAGACAAGGTGACCGGGACATCATTGTTGACCTGTTGTACCGTCCGGAAGTTTTGACCATCATCTGATAGCTGCACTTCCACCCATGCCGGGATATAAACGCCGGGTCCGGTCAGTTGCATAAAATTGAGGGACAGGCTATGCAGCGGCGTTACTTTTCCCAGGTCCACCGTGACGTCCATGTCGCCCAGAAACCCTTGCCACTGGCCGTCTCCGTAGGTCAGCGAACCTTTGTATCCGTTCACTAAAGTGGCCTCGCGCTGTGCTGCGTATTTTTCGTTGTAGGGTCTGTTATAGATCACTTTTTTGCCCAGTGCGATATGATCGTCTACTGCCAGCACCGCTGGTTTGCCTTGCAGCACTGTGTCCTGGAAGATGGCAGCCGTTACCACAGCGGAGCCTTTTACCATAAAGCGGCCGTTGTACAACGTTGACTGTGGAGTAGGCGTGGAGCCGTCCAGCGTGTAACGTATCTGTGGCTGATATTGTTCCGTGCTGAAAGTGATGGCCGCTTCATGCTGTGCGGTATTGATTTCCGGATGGATGTTCACCGCGTAGGAGGGTCGGTAATAGTTTACGTTTAGCCGTTGCAGTAAGAGGTAGTGGGACTGTATCCGCCGATGGAAGTCTTCCCAGTTTTTATGCAGCGTATCTGACCAAACGACCTCGGATAATGCTATCACCCTGGGATAGGACATGTATTCCAGGTGGTAGGAATTAGGGATGTATTCCGTCCAGATATTGGCTTGTGCGCCCAATACATGTTTTGCTGCCGTGCTGTCCAGCTCCCGGGGCACCGGTTCATAACTATACACTTTTTCCAACGGAAGGAATCCGCTGATAGCTTCCGGTTGTGTAACGGGATCGGCCTGATAGCTGTCGAAATAACAATAGGCGCCGGGCGTCATGACCACGTCGTGGCCGGCTTTCGCTGCCGCGATACCGCCGCTTTCACCGCGCCATGACATGACGGTAGCCTCCGGAGCAAGGCCGCCTTCCAGTATCTCGTCCCAGCCGAGCAGTTTGCGATGGCGGGAGATCAGGAATTTTTCCATCCGGCGGATGGCGTAGCTCTGTAATTCTTTTTCGTCTTTAAGATGTTCCGTGTGGATGCGCTGCTGGCACCTGGGGCATTGTTTCCACGCTTTGGTGGAAGCTTCATCGCCGCCGATATGAATGTATTTGGAAGGGAAGATGGCTATTACTTCGTCCAGTATGTTCTGGAGAAAATAAAATGTTGAGTCATTACCGAGGCAGAACTCTGAATTTTTATAAGGGATACCGGAGCAGGAGAACTCAGGGTACATGGCCAGCACTTCTTCTGAGTGGCCGGGCATTTCTATTTCCGGCACCACGGTGATTCCCCTGGTTGCGGCATAGGCCACGATTTCCTTTGCTTCCTGTTGTGTATAATATCCGCCGTAGGCGTTAGGGTCGCCTTCATGGGAATAGCGGCGGTCGCCTTTTCTCCAGTCTTTCCAGTTGCCGGCGGTGCGCCATGCAGCCTGTTGGGTCAGTGCCGGATACTTTTTGATTTCCAGCCGCCAGCCGGCTCCGTCGGTGAGATGCCAGTGGAAAGTGTTTATCCGGTAAAGCGCCATCAGATCGATAAATCGTTTGATGTATGTCGCCGGGAAAAAGTTGCGGGACACGTCGAGATGTACGCCGCGGTATCCGAAGCGTGGTTGGTCTGCGATGTCTGCGCAGGGCAGCAGCGAGCGGTCTGGCTGCAGCCAGCTGAGTTGTACGATGGCCAGCGCGGCGTTGATAGCGCCGGCATTGCTGCGGGCATCGATGGTTACCGCTGTGGGAGAGATCCGGATGCGGTATCCGTCGGGATGGAGTATAGCGTGGGCGTTCGCCTTTCTGAAGATAATGGTGGAACGGGTTTTTCCATTGGCGGGGAAGGCGCCCATTTCTTTCAGCAGCTGTGTGGCCTGACGGAAATCTTTTCCCGGGAAAATAAGTCCCTGGCCGTTGAGATGAAAAAAGCCGGTACCTGCCGTCACCTGTGTGGGACGTGGGACCAGGTCGAGGTTACCGGTATACTGCGCTTTCCCTGGCAGCACACTGCATGCTGTCAACAACAACACACTGACACAATACTTAAACATAAGCCTGATAAAATTAAAGGACAATGATAGGGAAAGAATTACAAAAAAGGGAATGGCGGGGTGTCTTAAAAGCAGAAAGCATAAAGCCCGGAGGCCTTATGCTTTCTGCAACAGGAGTATTCGATTACACTTTTATCTTACCACGGTCACTTCGCCTTTGATAACATTGGAAGCGCCGCCGGCTACTTTTTTGTAGGTGAGCCACCATACGTAGGTGCCGATATCTACCGGGCTGCCCTTGAACTTACCGTCCCATCCTTTGTGGCTGTCGGAGGAGATGAAGATCAGTTCGCCCCAACGGTTGAAGATCCGCAGTTCGTAGTCGAACATAGGTCCGCGTACTATTGGTCTGAACACATCGTTCCGTCCGTCACCATTTGGTGAGAAGGCGTTCGGGAACTGCGGTTTCGGTTCGCACTGTGTGAAGTTGACTCTGATGTCGTCTGTTGCGCTGCCGCAATCATTGAACACGGTCACTGTGTAAGTGCCACCATTGGTAACCTGCAGGGTGGGCGAGGTGCTGCCGTTATCCCAGCGAACGCTGGTGATGCCGTTGCCCTCAGCGCGGAGTGTCAGGGTTTCGCCTATACACATCACGGTATCGTTGCCCAGGTTGATTTTCGGTACACCGGTGATGTTTACGTTCACGCTGTCGAGATATACCCGTTGGCAGAAGCGGTCCATCACGGCCAGTTTGTATTTGCCGGCCTGGCTTACCTGTTTGACAGGGTTGGTGTCGCCATCGTTCCAGAGGTAGGATATTGCGTCTGTGTTGGTGCCGTTGAAGGTAACGGTGCCGTCAGGGCAGATGTTCCTGTCAGGGCCGAGGTCTACCTGGATACCCGGTTTCATTCTTACGTTAACGGTATCTTTTACCACGCAGTTGTCTCTGCTTACAGCCACCCAGTAACCGCCAGGTTTATTGACGATGATGGAGTTGCTGGTTTCGCCTGTCTGCCATTTGATGCGGCCGCCGTTGGAAGTAACGGTGAGCATGATGGACTGGTCAGGGCAGATCGCAGTGTCGCGGCTCAGGGTGATGTCCGGTGGCGGATTTACGCTCACTTTCACGGTGTCGATAGTGATACAGGCGCTCTTCATCACTTTCACCCAGAATTGTTCCTGTGTGCTGACAAGGATAGAAGAGGTGGTAGCACCGGTGCTCCAGAGATAAGTGGCGCCGTCTACATAAGCGTCCAGTTTCACGGATTGGCCACGGCAGATGGTGGTGTCCGGAATGGTTACCAGCGGAGTGGGGATGAGCCCTACTTTAATGGTATCGCTGGTGATACACTGGCCGTTGCTGACGTTAACCCAGTAAGTGCCTGCCTTGGTGATCTTGATCCGTTGTGTTGTTTCACCGGTAGACCATTTGATGGTGTAGGCAAAGTTGGAAGCGCCTGCATCGAGTACGAGGCTGTTGCCGCCGCAGATGGTGGTGTCTTTGCCGAGGTCGACTACCGGTTTCTGAATGTAATTCAGCTGGTAAGTCATGGTATCGGAAGAGCAACCTGTTTTACCGTCCGTCATGATGAAGGAGGCAGAAGTCGCACCGTTCAGGTTGAACTGATTGCTGCGTTGTGTCAACGGCAGGCCTGTTACTGCGTTGGCAGGTGTTACCGCCACCAGGGTAAAGGTTGGCAGGTTCACGTTGCCTACCGGTTGCAGGGCTACTCTCGGGTTATCGGAGCAGTTGGCCGGCAGGGTAGCGTTCAGCTGCGGTTTCGGACAAGGTTTGATGATGATGCGTTGGATAACATCGTTGGCTTTGTTACCGCAGGCGTCTGTGATGCTCCATCTTCTAACGATCGTATAGCCGTTACAGATGTCTTTCACAAACGGATCCTCGCTGTATACTGCTTTTTTCGGGAAGGCCGGGTCACAGTTGTCGGTGGCGGTTAAGGTCACCGGCGCCGGGATCGGGTCCTGACAGTAGATGGTCACATCTGCCGGGGCAGGCATGATCACTGGTCTGGTGGTATCCTGTACGGTTACTACCTGTTTTACCGTTGCGATGTTACCGCAAGCGTCTTTCGCGGTCCATGTTCTGATGATGCGGTAGTTGTTGCCGCATGCGCCAGCGATGGTTTCTGTAATAGTTTGACGTGTTACGGTCAGACCGCTGCCGTTGGTGCTGCAGTTGTCCGTAGCTGTCACATTGGTAACAGGGGCGGGGATAGCATCGCAGTTCACCGTGGTGTCTCTTGGAGGCAGTACGGTGAATACCGGTTTAGTAGTATCCTGTACGCGGATGGTCTGCTGCATGGTGGCTTTGTTGCCGCAATCGTCAGTCGCTGTCCAGGTACGGATTTCCAGGTAGTTACCGGCGCAATCTCCCGGTGTTCTTTGTGTTTTGGAGCTGGTGATCACCTGGATGCTACCGGAGCAGTTGTCTGTAGCGGAGATCACTGGCCATGCCGGTACTTTATCACAATCTACCACAGTGTCTTTTGGCGCAGGCATGGAGAATACTGGTCTGGTGGTGTCCTGTACGCGGATGATCTGTTGTACAGTGCTACCGTTGCCACATTCATCCAATGCTGTCCATTTGCGGAAGATGGTGTAGTTGCTGTTGCACATGCCTGCCTTGCGAACGATAGAGTCTCTGGAGGCAACGGTGATGATGCCTGGAGTACAGTTATCAGTAGCGGTCAGGTTGATGCCGGCCGGTACTTTATCGCAATCCACAGTAGCGTCAGCTGGTGGCTGCATAGTGAATACCGGAGCAGTCATGTCTTTCACGGTGATGATCTGTGTCAGTGTCACGCCGGTGTTGCAGGCATCTTTCGCTGTCCAGGTGCGGATCAGCTGGTAGTTATTGCCGCAGGCGCCCGGGATGTCTTTCCGTACTTCCACCACAGGGATAGTGATGTTGCCGGAACAGTCGTCTTTTGCGATCAGATCTACTTTCGCAGGCACCTTGTCACAGTCAACAGTAATGTTGGCCGGAGCAGGGGTGATGAACACCGGTGCTTTGGTGTCCACGATGGTGATAGTCTGAGACGCTTTGGCAGACAGGCCGCATCTGTCGATGGCAGTCCATGTACGGGTGATGGTCGTGAGACATGGTGAAGTGACGGTGGTCACATCATTATAGGTCACACTCAGGGACACGTCATCATAAGGTGCGTGGCTGAACACCGGTTTACCGAAGAGGGCAGTGTAGTCTTTACCCTGTACACATTCAGTAGTGATAGCAGGAGGTTCAGACACTGCGAACGGTGCTTTATTGACAACGGTGATTTTCACCACGTTGCTGATGTTGTTGATACATGCACCAGAGGATACCAGTCTTCTGTACCAGATATCTGCGGACAGCTGACCTGGCTGATAGGTATCAGTGGTAGCGCCCGGAATGTTGGTGAACGGTCCGGCTGCACCGGCAGTGCTTTGTTGCCATACGTAAGTGTAGGTGCCGTTACCTCCGGAGAGGGCGTTGCCACGGATAGCGCCTGGCGTTTCAGTCATACATACCGTTTGGTCCGCCAGGATGGTATTGCCCAGAATCGGTTTACGGTTGATCAGTGTAACACTGGAGCTGGTGGCAGCACATTTACCGTTGCTTACTACCCATGTCAGCTGTGCTGTTTCACCGGCAGGTACGGTAATGGTTGCTTTTCTGTCAGTGGCGTTGCTGATAGTGATCAGCGAAGCGTTGTTGCTGGTGACTACCCATACGCCTTTGGCGCCTGGTACGCCCGGATCGCTGGCATTCATAATGAAGGTAGCGTCGTTGCAATGTTCCTGGTCAGGGCCGGCGTTAGCAGCTACCGGTGTCAGGTAGTTGATCAGGGTCACATCGTCCCAGGTGGAGCTACATACACCGTTGGTGATGGTCCAGCGCAGGGTTACGGTATCGCCCGGATTTACTTTCACTTTTGACACAGGGCTGTTGATAGACCTGATGACAGCTGTTCCTTTGATGATAGACCAGAAACCTGTTGCGCTCGGTACGCTTGGAGCGTCAGCTGCGAGGGTGAAGTCCATCAACTGGTTACAAGCTTCCTGATCGGGGCCTGCGTTGGCATCGAGTGCTTTCGCATAGTTGATCAGTGTCACCTGGCTGGAGGAGCTGGCACATTTGCCGTTGGCGATGGTCCATTGAAGGATAACGGTATCGCCTACGGGCACTTTCACTTTAGTGGCCGGGTTATTCGGCTCGTAGATAGTAGCTCTGCCTGGTACACGGCTGATATCTGTCCAGGTGCCTGTTGCACTGGAGGAGCCGGGTTGATTGGCGTCCATTACAAAGTCGGCATTGGTATTACATTTTTCCTGGTCAGCACCGGCGTAGGCAACGGCAGCTGCTTTGTAGTTAATAATAGTTACTCTGCTGGAAGTGGTTTTACATGTACCGTTGGTGATGGTCCATTCCAGTACCACGGTGTCGCCAACGGGCACTGTTACAGCGGTCAGCGGGTTGGTCGGTTGTTTGATCACCGCTCTTCCCGGTATACGGCTGATGTCTTTCCACATTCCTGTAGCAGTTGGTACGCTTGGCGCATTGGCGCTCATCACGAAGTCGCCTGCCTGGTTACATGCTTCCTGGTCCGGACCGGCATTGGCGTCTGCTGCGGTAGCGTAGTTGGTGACAACCACGTTGTCTGAGGTAGCCGCGCAGGTACCATTGGTGATGGTCCAGGTGAAGGTTACAGTGGTACCGGCTTTCACGGTCACTTTGGTTTTAGCGTTGTTTGGCTGATCGATGGTAACACCGGTAGTAGTAGAGGCTGTCCATGTACCGGAAGCGCCAAACTGCGTAGGTGCGTTACCGTCAAGGGTGAAGTTTTCATCATCACAATGTTCCTGATCAGCACCGGCATTGGCAACGGCAGGCGTTTCGTAGTTGGTCAGCACTACATCGTCGCTGGTCACTGCGCAGACACCGTTGGTGATGGTCCAGGTGAAGGTGGCCGTTTCTCCTATCGGCAGGTATACGTTCGTTACCGGCTGGTTCGGATTGCGGATGATGGCTTTCGGGTTGTTGGTCGTCCAGGTA
This sequence is a window from Chitinophaga varians. Protein-coding genes within it:
- a CDS encoding S41 family peptidase; translated protein: MHRNLFTSGARIALAGAACVLLWTACRKDNKGSQPTPSGIDTTSKPASAYEDSLKYLTYQIMQVSYADGGRNASAGLPTYYWYSQVPALNPLDTKYANADSLLSVMKSYAINPATTQPYDHYSFLDRNGVLTNKLMNGISAQTFAATNNGDYGLDYGVALDNSNNARIFILYADKNGPAGQIGVTRGWEIISVNGNSNISTSQPFLQSLYNAIFNSTSVTLGFKRPDGSTITKTLTTTSYSINPVVFDTVFTVIDKNNIAKKVGYFSMYTFSSIINSNGQDTYTRTVLDQLFAKFASQGINNLVVDFRYNGGGAVSTAEYLDNAIAPPAAAGQLMYNTIFNDKLMAHISEVNLTTTTKFAAATSKLNLDNVFFITTGNTASASELTLNNLKPYMPVKLVGSKTYGKPVGFIDFNISVYDQNHNKKYLADLYAINFETKNANGVGGYFTGINVDAPANDYVDVAWGNTQKDANLIAIVNYLTTGSYTSGARVASTELSDLRQAIPSLKPVNGFNGMVDYERSRIIRASH
- a CDS encoding family 20 glycosylhydrolase; the protein is MFKYCVSVLLLTACSVLPGKAQYTGNLDLVPRPTQVTAGTGFFHLNGQGLIFPGKDFRQATQLLKEMGAFPANGKTRSTIIFRKANAHAILHPDGYRIRISPTAVTIDARSNAGAINAALAIVQLSWLQPDRSLLPCADIADQPRFGYRGVHLDVSRNFFPATYIKRFIDLMALYRINTFHWHLTDGAGWRLEIKKYPALTQQAAWRTAGNWKDWRKGDRRYSHEGDPNAYGGYYTQQEAKEIVAYAATRGITVVPEIEMPGHSEEVLAMYPEFSCSGIPYKNSEFCLGNDSTFYFLQNILDEVIAIFPSKYIHIGGDEASTKAWKQCPRCQQRIHTEHLKDEKELQSYAIRRMEKFLISRHRKLLGWDEILEGGLAPEATVMSWRGESGGIAAAKAGHDVVMTPGAYCYFDSYQADPVTQPEAISGFLPLEKVYSYEPVPRELDSTAAKHVLGAQANIWTEYIPNSYHLEYMSYPRVIALSEVVWSDTLHKNWEDFHRRIQSHYLLLQRLNVNYYRPSYAVNIHPEINTAQHEAAITFSTEQYQPQIRYTLDGSTPTPQSTLYNGRFMVKGSAVVTAAIFQDTVLQGKPAVLAVDDHIALGKKVIYNRPYNEKYAAQREATLVNGYKGSLTYGDGQWQGFLGDMDVTVDLGKVTPLHSLSLNFMQLTGPGVYIPAWVEVQLSDDGQNFRTVQQVNNDVPVTLSTLAFKDFKFNLNQQQARYVRIHAKNEQRGFMFTDEIIIY
- a CDS encoding gliding motility-associated C-terminal domain-containing protein, with protein sequence ICEGQATTLSIDNSNTGYTIKWTLDGTALPAADGKVSFSHTPTKVGDNVYAVTVTNGACTVTDNVTVKVRSMPTADAGDPEIKQCAKGNFTVTGNQPAADQKGVWTFVGADLGAQITNPNNYTTTVTGVPAGKSVTLQWTVTNTFKSSCTASDQIILTNTEALTESKAGSDITQCGNNVFQLNANAPKPTETGTWSGTGVSFSNPNAPDAIATLTTSTPQTVTVTWTISNGVCDNSTSTIKLVLNAAPTVAVAAVPPVCNADGSFNLVLSNPTGNITKYSIKAAATNALPGFTDIVDAAWTGAGTIKVTYPATTAAGTYDFVLTVQDANNAGCVFTKNFSVKIDGKPNVKITANPDEICEGQATTLSIDNSNTGYTIKWTLDGTALPAADGKVSFSHTPTKVGDNVYAVTVTNGACTVTDNVTVKVRSMPTADAGDPEIKQCAKGNFTVTGNQPAVDQKGVWTFVGADLGAQITNPNNYTTTVTGVPAGKSVTLQWTVTNTFKSSCTASDQIILTNTEALTESKAGSDITQCGNNVFQLHANAPKPTETGTWSGTGVSFSNPNAPDAIATLTTSTPQTVTVTWTISNGVCDNSTSTIKLVLNAAPTVDVAAVPPVCNADGSFNLVLSNPTGNITKYSIKAAATNALPGFTDIVDAAWTGAGTIKVTYPATTAAGTYDFVLTVQDANNAGCVFTKNFSVKIMQPSTPPTGISVNAAEICDKGDVVLTIQGGSLGTDENGATNATWKWYINGCPGTAGSTAVTPDAISADGRTATFKNVSVTTTWFVRAESTGACGNTACASAKVIVYELPAKANAGEDKTFCNITTDLKLEGNDPKAAGATGTWTTNNPKAIIRNPNQPVTNVYLPIGETATFTWTITNGVCAVTSDDVVLTNYETPAVANAGADQEHCDDENFTLDGNAPTQFGASGTWTASTTTGVTIDQPNNAKTKVTVKAGTTVTFTWTITNGTCAATSDNVVVTNYATAADANAGPDQEACNQAGDFVMSANAPSVPTATGMWKDISRIPGRAVIKQPTNPLTAVTVPVGDTVVLEWTITNGTCKTTSSRVTIINYKAAAVAYAGADQEKCNTNADFVMDANQPGSSSATGTWTDISRVPGRATIYEPNNPATKVKVPVGDTVILQWTIANGKCASSSSQVTLINYAKALDANAGPDQEACNQLMDFTLAADAPSVPSATGFWSIIKGTAVIRSINSPVSKVKVNPGDTVTLRWTITNGVCSSTWDDVTLINYLTPVAANAGPDQEHCNDATFIMNASDPGVPGAKGVWVVTSNNASLITISNATDRKATITVPAGETAQLTWVVSNGKCAATSSSVTLINRKPILGNTILADQTVCMTETPGAIRGNALSGGNGTYTYVWQQSTAGAAGPFTNIPGATTDTYQPGQLSADIWYRRLVSSGACINNISNVVKITVVNKAPFAVSEPPAITTECVQGKDYTALFGKPVFSHAPYDDVSLSVTYNDVTTVTSPCLTTITRTWTAIDRCGLSAKASQTITIVDTKAPVFITPAPANITVDCDKVPAKVDLIAKDDCSGNITIPVVEVRKDIPGACGNNYQLIRTWTAKDACNTGVTLTQIITVKDMTAPVFTMQPPADATVDCDKVPAGINLTATDNCTPGIITVASRDSIVRKAGMCNSNYTIFRKWTALDECGNGSTVQQIIRVQDTTRPVFSMPAPKDTVVDCDKVPAWPVISATDNCSGSIQVITSSKTQRTPGDCAGNYLEIRTWTATDDCGNKATMQQTIRVQDTTKPVFTVLPPRDTTVNCDAIPAPVTNVTATDNCSTNGSGLTVTRQTITETIAGACGNNYRIIRTWTAKDACGNIATVKQVVTVQDTTRPVIMPAPADVTIYCQDPIPAPVTLTATDNCDPAFPKKAVYSEDPFVKDICNGYTIVRRWSITDACGNKANDVIQRIIIKPCPKPQLNATLPANCSDNPRVALQPVGNVNLPTFTLVAVTPANAVTGLPLTQRSNQFNLNGATSASFIMTDGKTGCSSDTMTYQLNYIQKPVVDLGKDTTICGGNSLVLDAGASNFAYTIKWSTGETTQRIKITKAGTYWVNVSNGQCITSDTIKVGLIPTPLVTIPDTTICRGQSVKLDAYVDGATYLWSTGATTSSILVSTQEQFWVKVMKSACITIDTVKVSVNPPPDITLSRDTAICPDQSIMLTVTSNGGRIKWQTGETSNSIIVNKPGGYWVAVSRDNCVVKDTVNVRMKPGIQVDLGPDRNICPDGTVTFNGTNTDAISYLWNDGDTNPVKQVSQAGKYKLAVMDRFCQRVYLDSVNVNITGVPKINLGNDTVMCIGETLTLRAEGNGITSVRWDNGSTSPTLQVTNGGTYTVTVFNDCGSATDDIRVNFTQCEPKPQFPNAFSPNGDGRNDVFRPIVRGPMFDYELRIFNRWGELIFISSDSHKGWDGKFKGSPVDIGTYVWWLTYKKVAGGASNVIKGEVTVVR